ATCATAATACCTGAAGTGGTCATATCTGCTAGGATCAACTGAAACATGGTCTTTAATCGATTGGTATCATTTGTGATTCGAGATACGATATTTCCAGCAGGCAAATTATCAAAGTAGGATATGGGAAGCTTTGTTACATGTTTATATACATCCTTTTGAACGCTAAAGGAAATTTTATTTGCAGCTTGCTCAAAAGATATGAGAGCTAAATTGCTAAACAATCCACAAAGAACATATATGACTAAATACAACAAGAGAAGTTTGGCAATTGCCATAAAATCTCTAATATCCATATCTAGCTTTATGTAGTTATTTAGTATATAACCAATAATCATTGGACCTATTATTTCTAAAGCTGTACGCACAACAGAAAGAAATAATCCAATAGATAAAGACTTCGATTCTCCTTTTGCATAACGCCACAATCTCTGCTTTACAAATTCATTTCGTTTCTTATTTTTCATCTTTTTCATCAAAGCGACTCCTTGCCATCTGATTCTTGTACTGTTTTGCGTACCATTGTCCTTTTTTAAGGAGCTCTTCATGTGTTCCTCTCTCCGTGATTGTACCTTTGTTAAGTACGATAATTTCATCGCAATCCTTAACTTGACTTATTCTATGACATGAAATAATCGTAGTCTTGCCACGACTTTTCTTCTTTATATTTTCAATGATGTTCTTTTCGGTCTTTCCATCTACTGCACTCATAGAGTCATCAAGTATCAATATATCTGGCTCTTTTAGAAAAGCTCTAGCAATACCAATTCTCTGTTTTTGACCACCAGAAAGAGAAATCCCCTTTTCGCCACAAAGAGTATCTAGACCTTCTGGAAATGTGCTAAGATCTTTTTCAAGATCTGCAAACCTTACAGCTTCCATAACCTCTTCATCTGTAGCCTTTGGTTTTGACAGTTTAATATTTTCTTTTATGGTCTTTGAAAAAATCATGTGATTTTGTGGAACATATCCAATCTTTTCTCGAACACTCGAAATACTGTATTTATGAATTCTTTCCCCATCTAAATAGAGATGATTCGTATCTATAGGGTAAAGACGTAAAAGTTGCTTAATAAAGGTAGATTTACCTGATCCGGTCTTACCAAGCACGCCAAGAGATTTTCCACTTTCAATTTTTATATTTATATCTTTTAAAACCTTCTCTTTTGAAGATGGGTACTTAAATGAATAATCGCTAAATTCGATATTGGGGTTCGTTTCTAAATCAAATGCATCTATACTCTCTACAATATCTTCCTCATAGTCTAATACTTCTTGAATTCGGTCCATAGAAGCAGTACCTTGTTGTTTGATATTGATAAAATTACCAAAGGCGTACATAGGCCATACAAGCATATTTAAATAATAGGTAAAAGAGACCAATTGACCTATTGTAATTTCTCCATTTGAAATTAAAAAAGACCCATACCCTATTGCAATAACAAATGTAAGAGCTGGTATAATCCTTTGGACAGGAGTCATAAGTGCTTGATATTTTACTACATTCATATTTTTATCACATAAATCTTTTCCACTTTCTTCAAATTTATTGTATCTAGATTTCTGAAGATTAAAAACTCGAATAATCCTTATTCCTTCTACATCCTCTAGAATATTTGTATTGAGTTTATCAAATGCCCTTTGGACTTTAGCCCATCTTGCATAGATT
The DNA window shown above is from Alkalibaculum bacchi and carries:
- a CDS encoding ABC transporter ATP-binding protein produces the protein MFKKFWWFISYYKNKYILAVLFLLLSDLVGLIPPYITGRLTDMIFEGNIELKVFLLILGLDLLIILIKYLFAMSWSYFTFRAGNEIDYKAKDNLMTKFLEQSLKFFETHSTGSLMGKATNDANSISNLAGAGTLSLFDSTIFPLFIIVMMMVVVDVKLTLASIIPLPILAYLCILIGNKIYARWAKVQRAFDKLNTNILEDVEGIRIIRVFNLQKSRYNKFEESGKDLCDKNMNVVKYQALMTPVQRIIPALTFVIAIGYGSFLISNGEITIGQLVSFTYYLNMLVWPMYAFGNFINIKQQGTASMDRIQEVLDYEEDIVESIDAFDLETNPNIEFSDYSFKYPSSKEKVLKDINIKIESGKSLGVLGKTGSGKSTFIKQLLRLYPIDTNHLYLDGERIHKYSISSVREKIGYVPQNHMIFSKTIKENIKLSKPKATDEEVMEAVRFADLEKDLSTFPEGLDTLCGEKGISLSGGQKQRIGIARAFLKEPDILILDDSMSAVDGKTEKNIIENIKKKSRGKTTIISCHRISQVKDCDEIIVLNKGTITERGTHEELLKKGQWYAKQYKNQMARSRFDEKDEK